The Pseudanabaena sp. FACHB-2040 genome segment TGTGGAATGAGGCGTTTGAGCAGGCAGGCTTTCGAGATGCGATCGCAGTTCGACAAATGCCCAACGATGCCGACTGGGATCCGGCCGATACCCGCTACAACGTGATCCGCTGGTCTGACTCCTTTGGCAGCGGCGTCTTGGGCTACGGGCCTTCCCGCGTCAATCCGCTAACCGGAGAAATTTTAGATGCCGATGTCGTGCTCGACGCCAATGTAGTCTCTTACCTGCAGCGGGAATACCAAGATTTTGTCGGTCCCCTATCGACCCAGGCCGAGACCTACCTGCAGCTCTGTGGCCGCCCGTTTCGGAGCGTTTATCACCAGTGGCTGCTGAGCCAGGCCCAGGGCAGCCAGCCAGCCACCGCTACCCCTCGAACTGCCCAGGTTTTAGCGGCGGAGTCAGCCGCTGCCGATCGCTGCGCTGGCTACAGCGCCGCCCAGCAGGTCGCCTTTGGCAGCCTAGCCCTCGATCTGCTGGGGGCCCCCTTTACCCCATCAGAGGTCTTCAAAACCTACGTCCACGACTATCTCAAGTCTTTAACGGCTCATGAGGTCGGGCATGTATTGGGTTTGCGGCACAACTTCTTGGGCAGTACACTGAATACCCCCGAAGACCTGAATAATGCCGAATTAACCCATAGCCAGGGCTTGGTTAGCTCAGTGATGGACTACTTTCCGCCCAATTTGGCTCTCGACAGCAGTGCCCAGGGAGACTTTTTTCCCACCCGTCTAGGCCCTTACGACCTGTGGGCTATCGAGTATGGGTACAAGCCCCTACAGGGACGGCTGTCGCAGTTTGACCAGAGCAGTTTGCAGAGCATTGCCCAGCGCAGCGGCACCCCTGAACTGGCTTACGCCACCGATGAAGATATCTACGATTTTTTGAATCCTCAGGCTGCTGCTTGGGACCTCAGCAGCGATCCGTTGCAGTATGCGCAGTGGCAAATGGAGAATGCTCAAGCGATCTGGAAAAAGCTGAACTGGTATTCGGTCAGACCGGGGGAGGGCTACGGTCAGCTGCGCCGCCGCTTTGACCTAATCATGGGTTACTACCAGCACCAGATGTTCACCATTTCTAACTATATTGGCGGCCAGCAGTTTACCCGCACCAATCCCTGGGACTCGCGGGGCCAGCAGCCGTTTGCGCCCATTTCTGCAGAAAAGCAGCGACAGGCTCTGGACTTGCTGGAGAAATATGTGCTGTCTCCCGACGCCTTTAATTTCTCCCCCGATCTGCTCAACTCCCTCGCCCCCGACCGCTGGAATCACTGGGGCCAGAGCCTGACCGTGTATCCCCTGGACTACCCTGCCTACGATCGCATTCTCTTCGTTCAGGGCATGGCCTTAAATGACCTGTTTTTTGCTGACCGACTGCGGCGGCTGCGAGACGGGGAACTCAAGGCAGGCCCTACGGCAACCCTGAGCCTGCCGGAACTGTTTGAGCGAGTCAACCAGATGGTCTGGAGCGAAGTTCTAACCACAGACGGCCAGCCACCAGCCCTGACCAGCCTGCGGCGCGGCCTGCAGCGGCATCACTTGACCCTGCTCAGCAGCCTGGTTCTGCGGCATAGCCTGAGCGATCTAGAAGGGGCCCAAGATTTACTAGAAGCGATTGGCATTGGATCTACCTTGGGAGCCCCCGAAGATGCGCGGGTGATGGCCCGATATCAGCTGCAGCGCTTGGGAGATGCGATCGCAACTACCCTGCGCCGCCAGGGCGATCGGCTCGACATCAGCACTCGGGCTCACCTAGAAGACGCGCGCGATCGCATTGGCAAAACGCTCAACGCCCCTTTACAGAGCGGCTGATTTTAGAGCAATTTGCCACCCCGTGCTTTTCCGGCAGAGCCGGGGCATCTTAACTTCACACCCAGCGAAAACACTTATCAGAATTTTTTTGAGAACACGACGAGCCTCAATAAATCCTGTGTCTCCTTGGTGTATGGTGTATTGATGATTGCAGTTTGTAACGATCCTGTGGCATTTCAGAGTGTATTACCTAGCTAAACTGCCGCACCCAATTTGAGGCAGCAGTTTCTAAGCTGAGCAAACTCCGTTGAACTCTTCAGTTAGCCTATGCTAACCGCGCTAGCGGCCTTGACCCTGACTCCAGTGCTCTCTCAGACGTTACCTGCGTCAACCTTAGAGCCTGGAGTCTCTGAACCTTCTGCGCTGGTGGCACCCGCCCCACCGCTTGCTACTGGCGCAGCCTTCCAACCAGAGGAAGCTCGCCCCTTCGAGCAGCCTAGAACCTTAATTTCCGGCCTAGCCTCCCGGCTGTCTGAGGCGACCCTGGTGGCCTCAGACCCTCAGCATTATGCCGAGGTTGTCCAGCAGCAGGATGTGCGGCCTCTGCCAGGACAGCTCGACCAGGTGCCTGTCTTTAACAGCAACAGCCCAGAGGTCATTCAGAGCGAGGGAATCTTGCTCTCCACGTTCCCCGCAGAAGGGATGCGAACCCCCCAGGCGCACCTCAACTTTCCCTTTCAAG includes the following:
- a CDS encoding zinc-dependent metalloprotease, which produces MGQPPLTLPTAPPTALEVAQPSTSLSKGLNKDTEIQSAPPTGTTDENSTEAQTNSLRPFSEAIEGFTRLEGLLTLYQNLDSNQLLLALRPEQLNQNFLFLATLESGLGEWGLFRGWDIDDFLLQFRRVPGNKLQIVVPNLNFRSGPGSGQERRLLNESFSDSPIATLNIVSIEDKSGLLLVDFGAFLLNRDPADLVAQFPWVFGGYSFNTEASYLETAQPFPQNVELAAVLSFSGGGSSNPLSFLFSPSLETLADARGFNLRMRYSFSQLPENPRYQPRLADERVGYFLTAFRAPAQARARESFTRYIHRWHLEKQDPTAALSRPQSPIVFWIENTVPTEYRQAIREGVLMWNEAFEQAGFRDAIAVRQMPNDADWDPADTRYNVIRWSDSFGSGVLGYGPSRVNPLTGEILDADVVLDANVVSYLQREYQDFVGPLSTQAETYLQLCGRPFRSVYHQWLLSQAQGSQPATATPRTAQVLAAESAAADRCAGYSAAQQVAFGSLALDLLGAPFTPSEVFKTYVHDYLKSLTAHEVGHVLGLRHNFLGSTLNTPEDLNNAELTHSQGLVSSVMDYFPPNLALDSSAQGDFFPTRLGPYDLWAIEYGYKPLQGRLSQFDQSSLQSIAQRSGTPELAYATDEDIYDFLNPQAAAWDLSSDPLQYAQWQMENAQAIWKKLNWYSVRPGEGYGQLRRRFDLIMGYYQHQMFTISNYIGGQQFTRTNPWDSRGQQPFAPISAEKQRQALDLLEKYVLSPDAFNFSPDLLNSLAPDRWNHWGQSLTVYPLDYPAYDRILFVQGMALNDLFFADRLRRLRDGELKAGPTATLSLPELFERVNQMVWSEVLTTDGQPPALTSLRRGLQRHHLTLLSSLVLRHSLSDLEGAQDLLEAIGIGSTLGAPEDARVMARYQLQRLGDAIATTLRRQGDRLDISTRAHLEDARDRIGKTLNAPLQSG